Proteins co-encoded in one Armatimonadota bacterium genomic window:
- a CDS encoding DegT/DnrJ/EryC1/StrS family aminotransferase — MRPDTSTGDGRIAIDPGEEQTMTARAAAAIPIARPQIGEDEAQQVLEVLRSGLLVAGRRVAAFEEAFARYVGAPYAVATSSGSAALHVALAALGVGPGDRVVTTPLSFGATSHAVLHVGAEPVFADVDPATGNLDPNAVEPLLRRGRIRAILIVHLYGLPADAPAFADLAARYGAFLVEDCAQAHGAAVGGRRVGTFGDAAIFSFYPTKNMTTGEGGMLLVRDADVARRARLLVDPRGEQEYTYEVVGYNFRMTEMAAAIGLVQLRHLEARNAVRRANARRLHDGLADLSWLRVPVEPAGFHHVYHQYTVQVPGVRDALAHHLAAAGVETRVYYPRLIPDTPAYRRRGFGGTFPHAHRLTQEVLSLPVHPGLSADDLGTIVAAVRAFAGGAG, encoded by the coding sequence GTGCGCCCGGACACTAGTACAGGAGATGGGCGTATCGCCATCGACCCCGGCGAGGAGCAGACCATGACCGCGCGGGCCGCGGCGGCGATCCCCATCGCTCGACCGCAGATCGGTGAGGACGAGGCGCAGCAGGTCCTGGAGGTGCTGCGGTCGGGGCTACTGGTGGCGGGCCGGCGTGTGGCCGCCTTCGAGGAGGCGTTTGCCCGGTACGTGGGCGCGCCCTACGCCGTCGCGACGTCGTCGGGCAGCGCGGCGCTGCACGTCGCGCTGGCGGCGCTCGGTGTCGGGCCGGGCGACCGGGTGGTGACGACGCCGTTGTCGTTTGGCGCGACCAGCCACGCGGTGCTCCACGTGGGGGCCGAGCCCGTGTTCGCCGACGTGGATCCTGCCACGGGCAACCTCGATCCCAATGCCGTCGAGCCCCTGCTGCGCCGCGGCCGCATCCGGGCCATCCTGATCGTGCACCTCTACGGGCTCCCGGCCGACGCGCCGGCGTTCGCCGACCTCGCGGCGCGCTACGGGGCGTTCCTGGTGGAGGACTGCGCCCAGGCCCACGGCGCGGCCGTGGGCGGGCGCCGCGTCGGCACGTTCGGGGACGCCGCGATCTTCAGCTTCTACCCCACGAAGAACATGACGACCGGTGAGGGCGGCATGCTGCTGGTGCGCGACGCGGACGTGGCCCGGCGGGCCCGCCTCCTGGTCGACCCGAGGGGCGAGCAGGAGTACACCTACGAGGTGGTCGGGTACAACTTCCGCATGACCGAGATGGCGGCGGCGATCGGGCTCGTGCAGTTGCGCCACCTCGAGGCGCGCAACGCCGTGCGGCGGGCCAACGCGCGGCGCCTGCACGACGGGCTCGCCGACCTGAGCTGGCTGCGGGTGCCCGTCGAGCCCGCCGGCTTTCATCACGTCTACCACCAGTACACGGTGCAGGTGCCCGGGGTGCGTGACGCGCTGGCGCACCACCTGGCCGCGGCCGGCGTGGAGACGCGGGTCTACTATCCCCGGCTCATCCCCGACACGCCCGCCTACCGCCGGCGGGGATTCGGCGGCACGTTCCCGCATGCCCACCGGCTGACCCAGGAGGTCCTGTCGCTGCCCGTCCATCCCGGCCTGTCCGCAGACGACCTGGGCACCATCGTGGCCGCCGTGCGGGCGTTTGCGGGGGGCGCGGGATGA
- a CDS encoding tRNA (adenine-N1)-methyltransferase, translated as MGAGEPVLLVDRKQRVYLVWLEPGGVYDLRGGVVRHDDLLGQPDASVVHTSRGERLLALRPTLAEYILAMPRGAQVIYPKDLGLILLLADVYPGVRVAEAGTGSGALTMTLARAVGPTGRVFSYEVRPEFLRTAERNIRRFLGDAPQVALRLHDVTTGIPDAPVDRVLLDLPEPWRVVAAARDALPPGGIFLAYVPSTVQVQQTVEALRAGGFVRVEAQETLVRPWHVDGAAVRPVHRMVAHTGFLVVGRRLGTGAGMPAPEAKQADPTGADPRSTHPTTTNPRSMHPTSMHPACACVDTP; from the coding sequence TTGGGCGCCGGCGAGCCCGTGCTGCTGGTCGACCGCAAGCAGCGCGTCTACCTGGTGTGGCTGGAGCCCGGCGGCGTCTACGACCTGCGCGGCGGCGTGGTGCGCCATGACGACCTCCTGGGGCAGCCGGACGCCAGCGTCGTGCACACCTCGCGCGGGGAACGGCTGCTGGCCCTGCGTCCCACCCTGGCCGAGTACATTTTGGCCATGCCGCGGGGCGCGCAGGTCATCTACCCGAAGGACCTGGGGCTCATCCTGCTCCTGGCCGACGTGTACCCCGGCGTGCGCGTGGCCGAAGCCGGCACCGGCTCGGGCGCGTTGACCATGACGCTGGCGCGGGCCGTGGGGCCCACGGGGCGGGTGTTCTCCTACGAGGTGCGCCCTGAGTTCCTGCGCACGGCCGAGCGCAACATCCGCCGGTTCCTCGGCGACGCGCCGCAGGTCGCCCTGCGCCTCCACGACGTCACCACGGGAATTCCCGACGCGCCCGTGGATCGGGTGCTGCTGGATCTGCCCGAGCCGTGGCGGGTCGTCGCAGCTGCCCGCGACGCGCTGCCGCCGGGGGGCATCTTCCTTGCATACGTCCCCAGCACCGTGCAGGTCCAGCAGACGGTGGAAGCTCTGCGGGCCGGGGGCTTCGTGCGCGTCGAGGCGCAGGAGACCCTCGTCCGGCCCTGGCACGTGGACGGGGCGGCGGTCCGGCCGGTGCACCGCATGGTGGCGCACACCGGCTTTCTCGTGGTCGGCCGTCGCCTGGGCACGGGAGCGGGCATGCCGGCGCCGGAGGCGAAGCAGGCCGACCCGACGGGTGCGGATCCGAGGAGTACGCACCCGACGACTACGAACCCGAGGAGTATGCACCCGACGAGTATGCACCCGGCGTGCGCGTGCGTTGACACCCCCTGA
- a CDS encoding cobalamin B12-binding domain-containing protein, whose product MMARPLRILLAKPGLDGHDRGIKVVARALRDAGVEVIYTGLHQTPEMIASAAIQEDVDAVGLSILSGAHNVLFPRVVQLLREAGADDIVVFGGGIIPEDDIPGLEAAGIRKVFLPGTSLAEIVRWVQENVRPRGVTV is encoded by the coding sequence GTGATGGCACGGCCGTTGCGCATCCTGCTGGCCAAACCCGGGCTCGACGGGCACGACCGCGGCATCAAGGTGGTCGCGCGGGCGCTGCGGGACGCGGGCGTCGAGGTGATCTACACCGGGCTGCACCAGACGCCGGAGATGATCGCCAGCGCGGCGATCCAGGAGGACGTGGACGCCGTGGGCCTGTCGATCCTCTCCGGCGCCCACAACGTGCTCTTCCCGCGGGTTGTCCAGCTGCTGCGCGAGGCCGGCGCCGACGACATCGTGGTGTTCGGCGGCGGCATCATCCCCGAGGACGACATCCCCGGGCTGGAGGCCGCCGGGATCCGCAAGGTCTTCCTCCCGGGCACTTCCCTGGCCGAGATCGTGCGCTGGGTGCAGGAGAACGTCAGGCCGCGCGGGGTGACGGTCTGA
- a CDS encoding methylmalonyl-CoA mutase family protein, with the protein MRYETLSGIPVKEVYGPEDLAGWSPEVDLGRPGAYPFTRGIHATMYRGKLWTMRQFAGFGTAEDTNRRFHYLLAQGQTGLSVAFDMPTLMGYDSDHPRAQGEVGREGVAVDSLADMEILFQGIPLDRVSTSMTINAPANVLLAMYVAVAERQGVPPDRLRGTTQTDILKEYIAQKEWIVPPRPALRLVADMLVFGTRHLPQWNVVSVSGYHIREAGATAVQELAFTLADGIEYVKLGLAAGLDVDAFAPRLSFFFDVHSDFFEEIAKFRAARRMWARIMRERFGAQNPRSWWLRTHAQTAGVSLTAQQPLNNVARVALQALAAVLGGTQSLHTNSMDETYALPTEEAVMVALRTQQIIAYETGVASTVDPLGGAYFVEALTNQLEEAAWAYIERIDAMGGMVAAVEAGYPQREIADAAFRFQQQVERKERIIVGVNEFVVPEERPIPILRIPPEVERRQIERTRRVRAERDNTQVARRLEALRRAAAGNDNTMEHILECVRAYATLGEICGVLREVYGEYREPVVI; encoded by the coding sequence ATGCGCTACGAGACGCTGTCGGGCATTCCGGTGAAGGAGGTCTACGGTCCCGAGGACCTGGCGGGGTGGTCGCCGGAGGTCGACCTGGGCCGTCCGGGAGCGTATCCGTTCACCCGCGGCATCCACGCCACCATGTACCGCGGGAAGCTGTGGACGATGCGCCAGTTCGCCGGGTTCGGCACCGCCGAGGACACCAACCGGCGCTTCCACTACCTGCTGGCCCAGGGGCAGACCGGGCTGTCGGTGGCCTTCGACATGCCCACGCTGATGGGGTACGACTCCGACCATCCGCGGGCCCAGGGCGAGGTGGGCCGCGAGGGCGTGGCCGTCGACTCGCTGGCCGACATGGAGATCCTGTTCCAGGGCATCCCGCTCGACCGGGTCAGCACCTCCATGACCATCAACGCGCCGGCCAACGTGCTGCTCGCCATGTACGTCGCCGTGGCCGAGCGTCAGGGTGTGCCGCCCGACCGCCTGCGGGGCACCACCCAGACCGACATCCTCAAGGAGTACATCGCCCAGAAGGAGTGGATCGTCCCGCCCCGGCCGGCCCTGCGCCTGGTGGCGGACATGCTGGTCTTCGGCACGCGGCACCTGCCCCAGTGGAACGTGGTGAGCGTCTCCGGCTACCACATCCGCGAGGCCGGCGCCACGGCCGTGCAGGAGCTGGCCTTCACGCTGGCCGACGGCATTGAGTACGTGAAGCTGGGCCTGGCCGCGGGGCTGGACGTCGACGCCTTCGCGCCGCGGCTGTCCTTCTTCTTCGACGTCCACAGCGACTTCTTCGAGGAGATCGCCAAGTTCCGTGCGGCGCGGCGCATGTGGGCCAGGATCATGCGGGAGCGCTTCGGGGCCCAAAACCCGCGGTCGTGGTGGTTGCGCACCCACGCCCAGACCGCCGGCGTCTCGCTCACGGCCCAGCAGCCCCTCAACAACGTGGCGCGGGTGGCGCTGCAGGCCCTGGCCGCGGTGTTGGGCGGGACCCAGTCGCTGCACACCAACTCCATGGACGAGACGTACGCGCTGCCCACCGAGGAGGCGGTGATGGTGGCGCTGCGCACCCAGCAGATCATCGCCTACGAGACCGGCGTGGCCAGCACGGTCGATCCCCTGGGCGGGGCCTACTTCGTCGAGGCGCTCACCAACCAGCTGGAAGAGGCCGCCTGGGCGTACATCGAGCGCATCGACGCCATGGGCGGGATGGTGGCGGCGGTGGAGGCCGGCTACCCGCAGCGGGAGATCGCCGACGCGGCGTTCCGCTTCCAGCAGCAGGTGGAGCGCAAGGAACGGATCATCGTCGGGGTCAACGAGTTCGTCGTGCCCGAGGAGCGTCCCATCCCCATCCTGCGCATTCCCCCGGAGGTGGAACGCCGGCAGATCGAGCGGACCCGGCGTGTGCGCGCCGAGCGCGACAACACCCAGGTGGCGCGGCGGCTGGAGGCGCTCCGCCGGGCGGCCGCGGGGAACGACAACACCATGGAGCACATCCTCGAGTGCGTGCGCGCCTACGCGACGCTCGGGGAGATCTGCGGCGTGCTGCGCGAGGTCTACGGCGAGTACCGCGAGCCGGTCGTCATCTGA
- a CDS encoding SRPBCC family protein: MARVEASVLIRAPRDRVYALAQDVERFPEFMPDLESVTVLERRPGATVTQWVGRVQGRKIRWIEEDEWDDARGVCTFRQRSGDFAHYAGTWTFEATPEGTRTRLVVDYEIEIPLAGALLAGLVRVLMRKNCESMLAALKAAAESGRA; this comes from the coding sequence GTGGCCCGTGTTGAGGCGTCGGTCCTGATCCGGGCCCCGCGTGACCGCGTCTACGCCCTGGCCCAGGACGTCGAACGGTTTCCCGAGTTCATGCCCGACCTCGAGAGCGTCACGGTGCTCGAGCGCCGGCCGGGCGCCACCGTGACCCAGTGGGTGGGCCGCGTCCAGGGGCGCAAGATCCGGTGGATCGAGGAGGACGAGTGGGACGACGCGCGTGGCGTCTGCACGTTCCGCCAGCGGTCGGGTGACTTTGCGCACTACGCCGGCACGTGGACGTTCGAGGCCACGCCGGAGGGCACGCGGACCCGTCTGGTGGTGGACTACGAGATCGAGATCCCCCTGGCCGGCGCGTTGCTCGCGGGGCTCGTCCGGGTCCTCATGCGCAAGAACTGCGAGAGCATGCTGGCGGCATTGAAGGCCGCCGCCGAGTCCGGCCGCGCGTAG